In Arachis hypogaea cultivar Tifrunner chromosome 2, arahy.Tifrunner.gnm2.J5K5, whole genome shotgun sequence, a genomic segment contains:
- the LOC112737783 gene encoding uncharacterized protein isoform X1, translating into MPAFLFTAKALCSLASRRSGVAQLIRRRGSNKFDGCRCLTSIAGGATNQIQSLGCRVAGFPFTGALNNSNAAVQTRHFLGCGDGEEGVLSKIYEEKRVLGYSPEQLFDVVAAVDFYHGFVPWCQKSEILRHYPNGSFDAELEIGFKFLVESYVSHVELERPKRIKTTVSQSTLFDHLINIWEFNPGPVPGTCNLYFLVDFKFQSPLYRQIASMFFKEVASRMVGSFTERCRLIYGPEVQVYERS; encoded by the exons ATGCCGGCATTTTTGTTCACCGCAAAGGCACTCTGCTCCTTAGCGTCACGCAGAAGCGGCGTAGCTCAATTGATTAGGAGGAGAGGCAGCAACAAATTCGACGGCTGTCGGTGCCTTACCTCCATAGCTGGCGGTGCCACCAATCAGATTCAGTCCCTTGGATGCCGCGTTGCAGGTTTCCCGTTTACGGGAGCGTTGAATAACAGCAATGCTGCTGTCCAAACGAGGCACTTTCTTGGATGTGGGGATGGTGAAGAAGGTGTTCTCTCCAAAATATACGAGGAGAAGCGCGTTTTGGG GTATTCGCCAGAGCAATTATTTGATGTTGTTGCAGCTGTTGACTTCTACCATGGGTTTGTCCCCTGGTGTCAAAAGTCGGAGATACTTAGGCACTATCCAAATGGATCATTTGATGCTGAGTTGGAGATtggatttaaatttcttgttgaaAGTTATGTCTCTCATGTTGAATTGGAGAGACCAAAGCGTATAAAG aCAACTGTTTCACAGAGTACCTTGTTTGATCATTTGATAAACATATGGGAATTCAATCCAGGCCCAGTTCCAGGGACTTGCAATCTTTATTTTCTGGTggattttaagtttcagtcaccACTTTATAGACAG ATTGCATCTATGTTCTTCAAGGAGGTAGCCTCTAGGATGGTTGGTTCATTTACTGAGCGTTGCCGTTTGATATATGGACCAGAAGTGCAGGTCTATGAAAGGTCATAA
- the LOC112737783 gene encoding uncharacterized protein isoform X2 yields MPAFLFTAKALCSLASRRSGVAQLIRRRGSNKFDGCRCLTSIAGGATNQIQSLGCRVAGFPFTGALNNSNAAVQTRHFLGCGDGEEGVLSKIYEEKRVLGYSPEQLFDVVAAVDFYHGFVPWCQKSEILRHYPNGSFDAELEIGFKFLVESYVSHVELERPKRIKAQFQGLAIFIFWWILSFSHHFIDRLHLCSSRR; encoded by the exons ATGCCGGCATTTTTGTTCACCGCAAAGGCACTCTGCTCCTTAGCGTCACGCAGAAGCGGCGTAGCTCAATTGATTAGGAGGAGAGGCAGCAACAAATTCGACGGCTGTCGGTGCCTTACCTCCATAGCTGGCGGTGCCACCAATCAGATTCAGTCCCTTGGATGCCGCGTTGCAGGTTTCCCGTTTACGGGAGCGTTGAATAACAGCAATGCTGCTGTCCAAACGAGGCACTTTCTTGGATGTGGGGATGGTGAAGAAGGTGTTCTCTCCAAAATATACGAGGAGAAGCGCGTTTTGGG GTATTCGCCAGAGCAATTATTTGATGTTGTTGCAGCTGTTGACTTCTACCATGGGTTTGTCCCCTGGTGTCAAAAGTCGGAGATACTTAGGCACTATCCAAATGGATCATTTGATGCTGAGTTGGAGATtggatttaaatttcttgttgaaAGTTATGTCTCTCATGTTGAATTGGAGAGACCAAAGCGTATAAAG GCCCAGTTCCAGGGACTTGCAATCTTTATTTTCTGGTggattttaagtttcagtcaccACTTTATAGACAG ATTGCATCTATGTTCTTCAAGGAGGTAG
- the LOC112737804 gene encoding iron-sulfur protein required for NADH dehydrogenase, mitochondrial, translated as MREVLRQFRRLGTLRSYAKHLRIPGIKDTIAVASGKGGVGKSTTAVNLAVALASKCQLKVGLLDADVYGPNIPTMMNINRKPDVTEDKKMIPIENYGIKCMSIGFLVEKYAPIVWRGPMVTNALEKMTRGVDWGNLDVLVMDLPPGTGDVQIAMSQNLQLSGALIVSTPQDVALMDARRGVKMFNKVDVPILGIVENMSCFKCPHCGEPSYIFGKGGAPKAASEMGLEFLGEIPLEMEIREACDQGHPIVLAAPDSVVSRAYGDLAEKVVQKLKEQQFKPEIIL; from the exons ATGAGGGAAGTGTTAAGGCAATTCAGG AGGCTAGGGACTCTCCGGAGCTACGCAAAGCACCTTCGCATTCCTGGAATCAAGGATACCATTGCCGTCGCCTCTGGTAAAGGCGGTGTCGGAAAGTCTACTACTGCTG TTAATTTAGCTGTAGCACTTGCAAGTAAATGTCAACTGAAGGTTGGTTTGCTTGATGCTGATGTATATGGACCGAATATCCCCACTATGATGAACATCAACAGAAAACCTGATGTCACCGAAG ATAAGAAAATGATTCCCATTGAAAATTATGGGATCAAGTGTATGTCAATAGGATTCCTTGTCGAGAAGTATGCCCCAATTGTATGGAGAGGTCCCATG GTAACAAATGCTCTTGAGAAAATGACAAGGGGAGTTGACTGGGGAAACCTTGATGTTTTAGTGATGGATTTGCCTCCTGGAACTGGTGATGTCCAGATAGCTATGTCTCAGAATCTGCAATTATCAG GTGCACTGATTGTTTCAACTCCTCAAGATGTTGCATTAATGGATGCCAGGAGGGGTGTAAAAATGTTCAATAAAGTTGATGTTCCG ATTTTGGGAATTGTAGAGAACATGAGCTGCTTTAAGTGTCCACATTGTGGTGAACCATCGTATATATTTGGTAAAGGAGGTGCTCCTAAGGCAGCCAGTGAAATGGGGTTAGAATTTTTAGGCGAG ATACCACTCGAAATGGAAATCAGAGAGGCGTGTGATCAAGGGCACCCCATAGTTTTGGCCGCCCCTGATTCTGTGGTTTCCAGAGCGTATGGCGATTTAGCTGAAAAAGTTGTTCAGAAACTTAAGGAACAGCAGTTCAAACCAGAGATTATATTATGA